A region from the Alnus glutinosa chromosome 5, dhAlnGlut1.1, whole genome shotgun sequence genome encodes:
- the LOC133869196 gene encoding uncharacterized protein LOC133869196: MALTAKNKLKFIDGTIKKPSAEIEDEFYAWNCSNNMVLSWILNFVSKDIAASVIYINSTDDMWNDLKDCFLQKNGPRIFQLQKCSCDNPKILADHSHQDYIFQFLMGLNDSFAQIRGGKEERQREIYIHLVQVETAALMTRASSQYQNQQHHNSKSSFRKDRPLCIHCGLLGHTMEKCYKLHGYPPGYKFNKNKPNTISANEVQEVDQPLQIPQLSISQEQIQQLLSLFKPSTSVPENSPSALQSR; this comes from the exons ATGGCTTTAACAGCCAAGAATAAGCTCAAGTTTATTGATGGAACGATCAAGAAACCATCTGCTGAGATTGAAGATGAATTTTATGCCTGGAATTGCAGCAATAATATGGTTTTGTCCtggattttgaattttgtgtCCAAGGATATTGCGGCGAGTGTGATTTACATCAACTCGACCGATGATATGTGGAACGATTTGAAGGATTGTTTTTTACAGAAGAATGGCCCTCGAATCTTCCAGTTGCAGAAG TGTTCCTGTGATAATCCTAAAATTCTTGCTGATCATTCGCATCAAGATTACATTTTTCAGTTCCTTATGGGACTAAATGACAGTTTTGCTCAGATTCGTGG aggaaaagaggaaaggcAGCGTGAGATTTATATTCATcttgttcaagtggaaaccgcTGCACTGATGACTAGAGCCTCATCACAATACCAGAATCAGCAACATCACAATAGCAAATCTTCTTTTCGTAAGGACAGGCCTTTGTGCATTCATTGTGGTCTGCTTGGCCACACAATGgaaaaatgttataaactaCATGGGTACCCCCCAGGGTACAAGTTCAACAAGAACAAGCCGAATACCATTTCAGCAAATGAAGTCCAAGAAGTTGATCAACCTCTTCAGATTCCTCAACTTTCTATTTCTCAAGAGCAGATTCAACAACTGCTTTCTCTATTTAAACCTTCAACTTCAGTTCCTGAGAATTCCCCTTCAGCACTTCAAAGTAGGTAG
- the LOC133869195 gene encoding uncharacterized mitochondrial protein AtMg00810-like, with protein sequence MGPITLPPGFDCKGNLLPTGCSSNKESSKVCKLTKSLYSLKQASRQWFSKFSTTLLNSGFSQSRSDYSFFTRVQGSSFVVLLVYVDDIILASNDSQAISQLTDFLNTQFKLKDRGPLKFFLGLEVARNTQGISISQCKYALEIIDECGLLASKPAKFPMESNLKLSQSDGVSLEDPLVYRRLVGRLLYLTITWPDISYAVQKLSQFMAHPRQTHLDAAYRVLRYLKSSPGQGIFFSAAFELHLKAFCDSDWAGCPDTHRSITRYCVFLGDSLISWKSKKQQTVSRSSAEAEYRSMASTACELIWLLALLKDFNIEHPQAALLFCDSKATLHIAANPVFHERTKHIELDCHFVRDKIQDGIIRTLHINTQHQIANIFTEALAWGPF encoded by the coding sequence atggggcccatcacTCTTCCTCCCGGTTTTGATTGTAAAGGGAATTTACTACCTACTGGTTGTTCTTCAAACAAAGAGTCTTCTAAAGTTTGTAAATTGACTAAGTCCTTATACAGCTTAAAGCAGGCTTCTAGACAgtggttttcaaaattttcaaccaCTTTGCTCAATTCTGGATTTTCTCAATCCCGTTctgattattctttttttactcGGGTTCAAGGTTCTTCCTTTGTGGTTTTGTTGGTATATGTTGACGATATTATATTGGCCAGTAATGATTCTCAGGCTATTTCCCAGTTGACTGATTTCTTAAACACTCAGTTTAAATTGAAAGACCGAGGTCCTCTCAAGTTTTTTCTTGGTTTAGAAGTTGCTCGGAATACTCAGGGCATTTCCATTTCCCAGTGTAAATATGCCTTGGAGATCATTGATGAATGTGGGTTACTTGCCTCCAAGCCTGCAAAATTTCCTATGGAATCCAACTTGAAGTTGTCTCAATCTGATGGTGTTTCACTTGAGGATCCCTTGGTCTATCGTCGGTTAGTTGGTCGTCTTCTATATTTGACCATAACCTGGCCTGACATTTCTTATGCAGTCCAGAAACTCAGCCAGTTCATGGCTCATCCTCGTCAAACTCATCTTGATGCAGCCTATAGAGTTTTAAGATATCTTAAAAGTTCTCCTGGTCaaggcattttcttttctgctgCATTTGAACTTCATTTAAAGGCTTTTTGTGATTCGGATTGGGCAGGTTGCCCGGATACCCATCGTTCTATCACAAGATATTGTGTTTTCTTAGGTGATTCTCTCATTTCTTGGAAATCTAAGAAACAACAAACCGTTTCTAGGTCTTCAGCCGAGGCAGAGTACCGGTCCATGGCCTCCACAGCATGTGAACTCATTTGGCTTCTTGCTTTGCTTAAGGATTTTAATATTGAGCATCCACAGGCTGCATTGCTTTTTTGTGACAGCAAGGCTACCCTCCATATTGCAGCAAACCCAGTTTTCCATGAaaggaccaagcacatcgagcTTGACTGTCATTTTGTTCGAGATAAGATTCAAGATGGCATTATACGTACTCTCCACATCAACACTCAGCATCAGATTGCTAATATCTTTACAGAAGCTTTAGCTTGGGGTCCTTTTTAG